In Chryseobacterium salivictor, the DNA window CATGATCAATTCCCTTTTCGAAATTCTTTCTCGTTTTCCAGTCGAAGCAAGCTTTCATGGCATTTTCTACGGCCATGGTTCCCCCTTCGATAAAGAAGCAGTACTGCAGTTCTTCGGGAATGGCCACTCTTTCGAAAACAGTCATGAAATCTGCAAATTCCTGAGAATAAACATCGGCTAAAGTAGGTTTATTGACGGCCATTTTCCCGAGCCATGCCGATCTTTCCATTAAATACGGATGATTGTAACCGATAGATGCCGAGGCGAACATGGAAAACATATCGAGGTAATTTTTTCCTGTAATTCTATCATGGATCCACGACCCCTGAGACTTTTCAAAATCCATTACGAAATCGAAACCGTCGGCAAGCATATGCTTGGACAAGGTTTCTTTTACCGTATTGGTCGGTTGTGGATGAGGTGCTATTGCGTTGTTCATATTTTTTGAAGTTAAAAGCAGAAAGTCCGAAGTCGGAAATTCAAGGTTAGAATTTATTTTACGCTATTTTATAATTAAAAAAAATCTTTGTATTTGTAATCTTTTGCAGCCCGACCTGAGTGGAGCTCTTTTTGTGCAGCGCAGCGGAACAAAAAAGCGGGAACGGAGGGCGGATCAGCTGCCCAAATAAATATTAATATTTTACAGATCAAATTTAATTCCCTGCGCCAAAGGCAAACTGTCGGTATAATTAATGGTATTGGTTTGTCTTCTCATGTAATATTTCCAAACATCGGAACCGGATTCTCTGCCACCGCCAGTTTCTTTTTCACCACCAAAAGCACCACCGATTTCTGCACCGGAAGTTCCGATATTCACGTTGGCAATTCCACAATCGGAACCATTTTGTGAAAGGAATAATTCTGCCTGACGCATATCAGTGGTCATAATCGCAGAACTTAAACCTTGAGGAACATCGTTCTGCATTGCGATTGCTTCCTCCAAAGTTTTGTATTTCATAATATAAAGAATCGGGGCAAAAGTTTCGTGCTGCACGATTTCATAAGAGTTTTGAACTTCTGCGATACACGGTTTTACGTAACAACCGGACTCGTAATTCTCTCCTTCCAAAACGCTGCCTTCAACTACGAATTTCCCACCTTCTTTTTTACATTTTTCAATGGAATCCTGATATTGTTTTACGGCATCTTTGTCAATCAAAGGTCCAACATGATTATTTTCATCTAAAGGATTTCCGATTTTTATTTGTCCGTAGGCTTTTACCAGACGGTTTTTCACTTCATCATATACATTTTCATGGATAATTAATCTTCTTGTAGAAGTACATCTTTGTCCCGCAGTTCCCACTGCGCCGAAAACTGCACCGATAATCGACATATCCAAATCGGCATTCTCGGTAATGATAATCGCATTATTTCCACCCAGTTCAAGAATTGATTTGCCGAAACGTTGCGCAACATTCGTTCCCACGATTCTTCCAACTTTCGTAGAACCGGTGAAAGAAATCAAGGCAACATTTTTATCGTTCACCATTTTGTCACCAATTTGATGATCGCCCACAATCATGGTAGAAATTCCTTCCGGAAGGTTATTTTCTTTTAAAACTTCATTGATAATATTTTGACAGGCAATTCCGCAAAGGGGTGTTTTTTCTGAAGGTTTCCAAATGGTTACGTTTCCGCAAATCCACGCCAAAGCGGTATTCCAAGACCAAACTGCCACCGGGAAATTGAATGCGGAAATAATTCCAATAATTCCAAGCGGATGATACTGTTCGTACATTCTATGTCCAGGACGTTCAGAATGCATCGTGTAACCGTGAAGTTGACGCGATAAACCAACTGCGAAATCACAGATATCGATCATTTCCTGAACTTCACCAAGCCCTTCCTGAAGCGATTTTCCCATTTCATAGGAAACCAGTTTTCCTAAATCGTCCTTATATTCCCGAAGTTTTAAACCGAACTGACGAACCAATTCTCCCCTTTTCGGAGCGGGAATTTGGCGAAATTCTAAATAGGCTTTTTTAGCCTTTTCGATTACCTGATCATAATCGTTTGAATTTGCAGTGATCACTTTAGCAATTAATTTTCCGTCTGTTGGGGAATAACTTTCGAGTAAATCGCCATTGGCAAAGTAATTTCCACCAGAAGAGACGCCTTTATTTTCTTTTGCAATACCTAAATTAGAAAGGGATTTTTCGATTCCAAAATCCTGATTTGTATGGGACATAATATTTATTTGAATTATCCTTAAAGATAGAAAAATTACTGAAATCAGAAAAATTTTAACAGAGTTTTATTGAATTTTAAACAATTTTAAGTTTTAGAAAACAATACCGCAAATTCGATGAACAGACTATTTTGCCACAAAAAAATAAGTGGCATTATTTCCATTCATAAATTTGAATGGCTTAAATAATAGTATTAATTTTGAAAAAAATTCTCCATGGAAAATTTACAGCCTGAAGATAAAAATTCAAAATTTAAAAAGTGGTTCAAACGCGTTGGGATCGGTGGGCTTATCTTTTTCACCGTGAAAGGAATTGCCTGGCTTTTCGTATTTTATTATGGTACGGAGTTATTTCAGAATTGCAGCGGAAAATAAATTCAAGAAAGAGTCTGCTTGCTTTTCCAATCCTCTTTTTTGATTTGAAAAACGACATTTGTTTTCGAAGCTTCGCCAAAATAGGCCACTTCTTCCTCACCCAAATTTTCTGCACCTAATTTATTCATCGCTTTTACAGACCGGATATTATCTTTCCCAACATGGAAAATCACTTTTTCAACGAATTGAAAAATATAATCCAACATCATTTTTTTTGCACTTGCATTGATGTTCTTTCCCCAAGATTTAGTGCCGTAAAAAGTATAACCAATAAAAATGCTTTTATCATTTTCATTAAAATCATAAAACCGTGTACTTCCTAAAACTTCCTCTGAATGCTTGTCGATGATTAAAAAAGCACCTTTGCTTTCCAATGCTCCTTTGAAAAAATTCTGAAAAACTTCTCTTTTATACCTTTCTTTATTGGGATGCATTGCCCAAACTTCCGGGTCAGAAGCGACCGTGTATACTCTTTCGAAGTCAGTTTCCTTTAAAGGAAGCAATTCGATATTTTCGTTTTCTAAAGTGGGTTGAATGGAGAAATTCATAGTCGATGTTTTTTCAAAGATAAAAATAAGTTTTGGCTAAGGCCTATTGAATTAAAAAAACAAACAGGCTAAAGCCCACTCCTATTGATAAATTTCGCTACTGAACTTTATTTCAAATTATTTCATCCGTGATAAACCCGGGAAAAAACAATTTTACCATTCTTAATTTCCAATACTTCACCGATTTCCAGATCTTCTTCGCCTTCAACCTGTCGGGTATATTCCATGAAAACCTGTTCTGAATCTGCAGTTAATCTGGTAAGTTTATAATTCAAAGTCGGTAATCTTTCAAAACAGTCTTTCCACCAGTTTCGCAATGCATTTTTTCCTTGAATTAAACCATTAGTTTCAGGTTCTCGAACTTTCAATTTCGGGCTGAAATGTTCAGCTTGGTCATCATAAAGTTCAAGGAGATTTTCTAAATCGTGTTCGTTGAATGCTTTAAACCAAAGTTTGCAATATTTTTTAAATCTTCAGGATTCATAAATTATCATTCTAAGTTTAGAAAAGAATCGCTTTTTCCAGTTCCAGTAATTTCTGTTTGCGCCAGATTCCGCCACCATAACCGGTTAAAGTTCCGTTGCTACCAATAACCCGATGACACGGAATTAAAATAGAAATTTTGTTCATTCCATTCGCATTGGCCACGGCACGGACTTTTTTCGCATCACCTAAAACTTCAGATTGTTTTCTGTACGTCCAGGTTTCGCCGTAAGGGATTTTTAGTAAAACATTCCAGACACTTTTCTGAAATTCGGTTCCTACAGGAGAAAGTGGAACGGTAAATTCGGTTCTGTTTCCTGCGAAATATTCTGAAAGTTCTTTTTCCAAAGTTTTAAAATGTAGATTATCACCTTGAACGATCGTTGCATTTAATGATTTTGCCAAATCGGTGAATTCTGTTTCCAACATTTTTCTGTCGGTAAATTCGAGCATACAAATTCCCTCTTCCACTGCCGCGGCGTACATGGTTCCGATGGGCGTTTCGATTCTTTTTAAATCAATGATTCTCTGCGTTTTTGAATTTTTGGGAGAAACGCCAAATATGGTTTTGAAACTTTCATTAAAACCGCTCAGACTTTCAAAACCGCTGTTGTAAGCAGTTTCCATAATATTTTCGCCTTGCTGTATTTTTTTAAACGCTGTATTTAACCGGAACATTCTTTGAAAACTTTGAAACGTCATTCCGTGATTTTTCTGAAACCATCTTCTGATGGTCGCAGGTTCCAGCCCGCGCTGAATCAAATCAAAATCTTTGAATTTCAGAGAAGGATTTTCTCTTAATTCTTCTAAAATTTTCTGAATATATTCCGGTGTTTCATCTGGATTTTCCAGTGGCTTACAAACTTTGCAAGGTCGATATCCTTTTAAAATGGCCTCTTTTGTATTTTGGAAAAACTCCACATTTTCGGGTTTGGGTTTTCTTGCCGTACAGGTTGGCCGGCAAAAAATCCCGGTGGTTTTTACACCCATCCAAAAAACACCCTCGAAATCAGGATTTTTGTCGAATGAAGCTTGATACATGATTTGGTCTGAAAGTTCCATTTTGTAAATTTAAAGCAAATTTATTTTAATTAAAATTTGAGGACAACCGAAAATCCGACAAGTATTTTTTTTAAAAGATGAGAGACCGCTTCGCTGATAGATGAAAGATGAAAGACAGGTTTAACGCCATCTCTATTTATTATTGCGACCGTTTTTATATTGATTATGAAACCAATTCATCGGGAATTTTCGACAACCTAAAGACCCAAAAAAAACATCACTGATGATAGAAAAAAAGTGAACCGAAGTTCACCTTTACTTATTTTTTTGCAGCTGCCTCTTTTTCAATCTGCTTTATTTCAGTGAGTTTGTCGATGATTTTGGCGACTGTTTCGGGCTTGGCTTCTTTCACTGGAACTACTGCTTTCACCATATCCCATTTAAAAACCAAATCAACGGAATGAATGTCAACCGGCATTAAGGAAATCTCGAACCATTCCTGTTTGTCACTCAATTTCCGCGCGGGAACGGTTACTTCAACTACGTTCTGTTTTTCATCAAAACTATAAGCGCCCCACTGTTGGGAATCTTTGTTTAAAATAACTTTCCACTCCTTTTCTGTTGGAATGATAAAGAGACCGTAAGTTCCTGCCATTACATCTTTTCCACCAAAGTTAACATTTTGTTCAAAGGTAATTTTGGTCGCGGAATTTGCACCGGCACGCCAAACTTTCCCGTAAGGAACGAGTTCGCCAAATACCTTCCTTCCCTTCACACCAGGTCTGCTGTAATCTATAGAAATCTTGGTCATAGAGAACTGCTGGACAACCTTTTGGCTCGGACTTGCCGCTGGAATACTAAACTGGGAAAACCCCAAAAAAGAAAGCGATAAAAAGACGGTAACGAATAATTTTTTCATAAATAGCTGATTTGAATTAATAGATATTGAAAGTCAACGTTAATAAGGTTTAAAGATATTAAAAAATAGCATATCGAATTTAAAAAAAAATAAAGCCACCTGAATCGAAATTCAGGTGGCCCCATTAAAAACTAAAACTATGAAAACTATGGCATTAAAACCGTGTCGATCACGTGAATTACGCCATTTGACTGGTTAACATCTGCAATCGTAATTTTTGCAGAATTTCCTTTTGCATCTTTAATATACAGGTCTTTACCTTTGGTCCAGAAAGTCAGTTTTTCTCCTTCTACCGTTTTGGCCATGTATTTTCCACCGTTTTTCTTGGTCCACATCCAGAGATCTTTGGCAGAAATTCTTCCCGGAACAACGTGGTAGGTTAAAACTTTGGAAAGCGTCGCTTTGTTTTCAGGTTTCAATAACGTGGCTACTGTTCCTGCAGGTAATTTATCGAACGCTTCGTTGGTAGGCGCAAAAACTGTAAAAGGCCCTTTGCTTTCTAATGTTTCCACTAATCCGGCTGCTTTTACTGCGGCTACTAAAGTAGTATGGTCTTTCGAATTCACCGCATTTTCAATGATGTTTTTCGTAGGATACATTGCTGCTCCCCCGACCATTACTGTTTTTTCTTTTTTTGCCATTGTTTGAGCGTTGGCGTTGTTCCCGATGGCTAAAGTCATTGTTAATGCTAAAGCCGCTGCTGTGATTTTTGAAAAGTTCATTTTAAATTGTTTTAATGTTATATAATTGATGTGTTATCAGGAGATACGAGAAGGAATTATGTTTGGATTTATCTTTTGTGAAATTATTTCGATTTTTTCACCATCGGTTCAAATTCCAGTGAAATTGAATTCATGCAGAACCTCTTTTTTGAAGCTGTTGGACCGTCATCGAACAAGTGACCCAAATGCGCGTCGCATCTTCCACACCGGACTTCAGTTCTTACCATATTATAAGACTCATCTTTTTTATATATAACTGATTTTGGACGAATGGTTTCAAAAAAACTTGGCCAGCCACAAGTACTTGCGAATTTTGCATCAGATCTGAAGAGTGCATTTCCACAGGCCGCGCAGTAGTATGTTCCTCTTCCATCGAATTTATTATACTTCCCGGTATTGGCCATTTCGGTTTCGTTCAGCCGGGAAACAGAATAAAGATCGGCGTTCAGAACTTTTTTCCAGGTTGAATTCGGAACTTTTAAAATTTGGGTATCTGTTCTCGAGTAATAAGGATTCACAATATTTTTCCCTTTTACATTCTGAATTCTTTGTGCCTCCATTTTCTGAAAACCTAATGTCCCGACTAAAAAGATTGCTGATATTTTAATTAAATTTTTCATTTCATTAATAATTATAAAAGGATATACGCAGAACTTTACGATTTGGTTTTATATCTTGATAAAAAAAACTATTTTTGGACTTCAATAAAATAAGTGACAAAAGAAATCCTTTCACCAGATCAAATTCTGTCTTTACTGTTAAGTAGAGATGAAAAGGGTTTTAATTATTTGTACAAAAATTATTCTGGCGCTCTTTATGGGGTGATTATCAGGATTGTCCGGTACGAAGAAGAAGCCAATGAAGTTTTGCAGGATGTCTTCGTTAAAATCTGGAATTCTGTAAAAAGTTTCGACTCTAATAAAGCTTCATTATATACCTGGATGCTTAACATAGCGCGAAATTCAGCCATCGACCGTTTAAAATCAAAATCTTTTCAGAACGATTTACAAAACCAAAGTCTCCCCGATTTCGTAAATGACCATGCGACACTTTCTACGGAACAGCAACATGAGTTCAACGAAATACAGAAAGGAGTAAATACTTTACGTGAAGATTACAGAATCCTGATCAACAAAGCCTATTTCGGTGGATTTACGCAGGAAGAAATTTCGGAAGAACTCGGCATTCCTTTGGGAACCGTAAAAACCAGAACCAGAGCGGCATTATTAGAACTAAAAAATATATTGAAAGAATTTAAATTTATTTTTTTATTTTTTTTCATTAAATAAAAGTGGATATTAAAACTTACATATCATCAGGCGTTATCGAAGCTTATGCGATGGGAAATCTTTCCAGCGAAGAATCTTCTATTTTGGAATGTGTGATGAAAAACAACACAGAAGTTCAGGAAGCGGTCTTCGCGGCACAGCAAACTTTTGAGCAACTGGCTACTCAGCAGGCGATTACTCCACCTGCTCATTTAGAGGAACTTATCCGAAGTAAAATTACATTCGGAAATGAAGAAATAGAAACAATTCCTTTACAACAAAAAGGAACAGTTAATACCTTAAACAATAATTTCTCTGCCTGGATGAAAGCCGCTTCTGTAGCCGTTTTATTTGGACTGGGTTATTTGGGATATGAAGTGAACTCGAAGAACAGTCAACTTCAGGAAATCGCAAAAAACAACCTGGAACTTTCAACTAAAGTTTCCACTTTGGAAGAAATGAATTCGATTGTAATGAATTCCCGAAAAATAGAACTGAAAGGCGTAGAAAACCATCCGAATATGTTGGCTGATGTTTACTGGCATACTTCGAAAAAAGTGTTTCTTGAAATCAAAAATCTACCGGCCGCACCTGCGGGGAAACAATACCAACTTTGGGCAATTGTCAATGGCAAACCCGTAGATATGGGAATGTATAATGCCAAAAAAGACTCTGCCGTTCAGGAGATGAAATCGGTAAATAATGCTCAGGCATTCGCAATAACTTTAGAAAAAGAAGGCGGAAATCCTACGCCAACGATGGAAGAAATGTATGTGATGGGAACGATTTAAGAAACAATCATTTGTAAATAGTAAAAAGCGAAGATTATAATCTTCGCTTTTTTTTAATTGCTAAACCTTCAAGATTTTTATAATTTACATCTTCTCCATTTTAAAACTCATACTCTCAATCACTTTCAAAATCGCTTCCACCGTATCCATCGAAGTTAAACACGGAACGCCATTTTCTACCGAAGTCCGGCGGATCTGGAAACCGTCGCGTTCGGATTGTTTTCCTTTGGTCATGGTATTTACGATGTATTGAACCTTTCCTTTTTGGATTAAATCGATGAGATTAATTTCCGGATTTTCTTCGATTTTGTAACCGATCTTGGTGCGGACTCCATGTTGTTCAAAATAATTGGCGGTTCCTTCGGTTGCCCAAATTCTGAAGCCGATTTCCTGAAATCTCCGCGCCAGTTCGCATGCTTCTGGTTTATGTTTGTCTGCCACAGTGAAAAGGATCGAACCGTGTAAAGGCATTTTTCGTCCGGCACCAATTAAACCTTTGTACAGGGCTTTTTCCAGGGTTACATCTTTCCCCATCACTTCTCCGGTCGATTTCATTTCCGGGCCGAGGGAAATATCAACTCTCGTTAATTTTGAAAAAGAAAAGACCGGAACTTTTACAAAGACACCTTCTTTGTTTGGTGCCAAACCGTTTTTGTAACCTAAGTCTTTTAATTTTTGTCCGAGAATTGCTTTCGTTGCTAAGTTGGCCATCGGAATTTCGGTGATTTTCGATAAGAAAGGAACGGTTCTCGACGAACGTGGATTCACCTCGATGACATACACATTTCCTTCTGACAAAACATATTGAATATTCATTAAACCAATGACATTCAACCCTTTCGCCAATCTTTCGGTGTAATCGACCAAAGTTGCGATCTGTTCAGCATTGATATTTTGCGGTGGATAAACCGCGATGGAATCTCCGGAGTGAACTCCCGCCCTTTCAATATGCTCCATAATCCCTGGAATCACCACGGTTTCACCATCACAAATGGCATCAACTTCTATTTCTTTTCCGGTCAGATACCGGTCAATCAGGATCGGATGTTCCGAATTTTCTTTCACCGCATTGGTCATATAATGAGCGAGTTCCGCTTCATCATACACGATTTCCATCGCTCTTCCACCCAAAACATAACTCGGACGAACCAACACCGGGAAACCGATGTCATTGGCGATGACCAAAGCTTCTTCTTTCGTAAAACAGGTTTTTCCCAAAGGTTGCGGAATTCCCATTTCCTGAAGTGCGGCTTCAAATTTATTTCTGTTTTCGGCACGATCCAGATCTTCCAGAGAAGTTCCTAAAATCTGAACACCATGTGCTGCTAATTTATCGGCCAAATTGATGGCGGTTTGTCCACCAAACTGTACGATTACGCCTTTTGGTTTTTCGAGTTCGATGATATTCATCACATCTTCTTCCGTTAAAGGCTCGAAATAAAGTTTATCGGAAATGGAGAAATCGGTGGAAACCGTTTCCGGATTATTATTAATGATAATCGCTTCGTAACCCATTTCTTTAATCGCCCAAACCGAGTGAACCGTGGCATAATCGAATTCTACTCCCTGCCCAATCCGTATCGGACCAGAACCGAGAACGATGATTTTTTCTTTATTGGAAGGAATACTTTCGTTTTCTTCTTCGTAAGTTCCGTAGAAATAAGGAGTTTCGCTTTCGAATTCTGCGGCACAGGTATCGACCATTTTGTAAACCGGCATCACTCCATTATTTTTTCTGAATTCAAAAATTTCTTTTTGCGTGGAATCCCATAATGTTGCGATGCTTAAATCTGAAAACCCTAATTTCTTGGCTTCGAGTAAAGTTTCTTTATCCAATTTATTTTCTGAAATTAATTTCTCAAAATCGATGAGTTTTTTAATTTTCCAGATGAAAAATTTGTCGATTTTACTCCACTCCACGATTTTCTCCCAATCGTAACCTCGCCGCAAAGCATCGCCAATAATGAATAAACGCTCATCATCACAAACCCTGATTCTTCTTTCGATTTCTTCGTCGGTTAATGCTTCTGCCTGTTTGGATTTCAGTCCGATATGTCTTAAACCCGTTTCCAAAGAACGGATGGCTTTCTGCAATGATTCCTCAAAATTCCTTCCGATCGCCATCACTTCGCCGGTTGCTTTCATCTGCGTAGAAAGTCTGCGGTCAGCGGTTTCAAATTTATCAAAAGGGAAACGCGGGAATTTCGTTACGACATAATCCAAAGCGGGTTCAAAACAAGCGTAGGTCTTTCCTGTAACCGGATTCATGATTTCATCTAAAGTCAAACCGACTGCAATCTTTGCCGCGATTTTTGCAATCGGATAACCTGTTGCTTTACTCGCCAAAGCGGATGAACGGGAAACTCTTGGATTCACCTCGATGATATAATAATCGTAAGAATTCGGATCTAAAGCCAACTGAACATTACAGCCACCTTCAATTCCTAAGGCGCGAATAATCTTTAATGAAGAGTTTCGCAACATTTGATATTCCCGGTCAGAAAGCGTTTGCGAAGGCGCGACTACAATGGAATCCCCGGTATGAATCCCTACGGGATCGACGTTTTCCATATTGCAAACCACAATCGCGTTGTCGTTTTTGTCGCGCATCACTTCATATTCGATTTCTTTGAAACCAGCGATGGATTTTTCAATCAAACATTGATCAACAGGACTGTATTTCAAACCAAACTCGGTAATTT includes these proteins:
- the carB gene encoding carbamoyl-phosphate synthase large subunit, with the protein product MAKRTDIKTILVIGSGPIIIGQAAEFDYAGTQACLSLREEGYKVILINSNPATIMTDVEIADKVYIEPISLEFVSHIIRKERPDALLPTLGGQTGLNMAVELQNSGILEECKVEVLGTKLSAINQAEDRDLFRNLMNELGEPVPDSDIVNDVESALRFAEKIGYPVIVRPAFTMGGTGGGIANTKEELKEITEFGLKYSPVDQCLIEKSIAGFKEIEYEVMRDKNDNAIVVCNMENVDPVGIHTGDSIVVAPSQTLSDREYQMLRNSSLKIIRALGIEGGCNVQLALDPNSYDYYIIEVNPRVSRSSALASKATGYPIAKIAAKIAVGLTLDEIMNPVTGKTYACFEPALDYVVTKFPRFPFDKFETADRRLSTQMKATGEVMAIGRNFEESLQKAIRSLETGLRHIGLKSKQAEALTDEEIERRIRVCDDERLFIIGDALRRGYDWEKIVEWSKIDKFFIWKIKKLIDFEKLISENKLDKETLLEAKKLGFSDLSIATLWDSTQKEIFEFRKNNGVMPVYKMVDTCAAEFESETPYFYGTYEEENESIPSNKEKIIVLGSGPIRIGQGVEFDYATVHSVWAIKEMGYEAIIINNNPETVSTDFSISDKLYFEPLTEEDVMNIIELEKPKGVIVQFGGQTAINLADKLAAHGVQILGTSLEDLDRAENRNKFEAALQEMGIPQPLGKTCFTKEEALVIANDIGFPVLVRPSYVLGGRAMEIVYDEAELAHYMTNAVKENSEHPILIDRYLTGKEIEVDAICDGETVVIPGIMEHIERAGVHSGDSIAVYPPQNINAEQIATLVDYTERLAKGLNVIGLMNIQYVLSEGNVYVIEVNPRSSRTVPFLSKITEIPMANLATKAILGQKLKDLGYKNGLAPNKEGVFVKVPVFSFSKLTRVDISLGPEMKSTGEVMGKDVTLEKALYKGLIGAGRKMPLHGSILFTVADKHKPEACELARRFQEIGFRIWATEGTANYFEQHGVRTKIGYKIEENPEINLIDLIQKGKVQYIVNTMTKGKQSERDGFQIRRTSVENGVPCLTSMDTVEAILKVIESMSFKMEKM
- the msrB gene encoding peptide-methionine (R)-S-oxide reductase MsrB; this encodes MKNLIKISAIFLVGTLGFQKMEAQRIQNVKGKNIVNPYYSRTDTQILKVPNSTWKKVLNADLYSVSRLNETEMANTGKYNKFDGRGTYYCAACGNALFRSDAKFASTCGWPSFFETIRPKSVIYKKDESYNMVRTEVRCGRCDAHLGHLFDDGPTASKKRFCMNSISLEFEPMVKKSK
- a CDS encoding bifunctional transcriptional activator/DNA repair enzyme AdaA, with protein sequence MELSDQIMYQASFDKNPDFEGVFWMGVKTTGIFCRPTCTARKPKPENVEFFQNTKEAILKGYRPCKVCKPLENPDETPEYIQKILEELRENPSLKFKDFDLIQRGLEPATIRRWFQKNHGMTFQSFQRMFRLNTAFKKIQQGENIMETAYNSGFESLSGFNESFKTIFGVSPKNSKTQRIIDLKRIETPIGTMYAAAVEEGICMLEFTDRKMLETEFTDLAKSLNATIVQGDNLHFKTLEKELSEYFAGNRTEFTVPLSPVGTEFQKSVWNVLLKIPYGETWTYRKQSEVLGDAKKVRAVANANGMNKISILIPCHRVIGSNGTLTGYGGGIWRKQKLLELEKAILF
- a CDS encoding RNA polymerase sigma factor; translated protein: MTKEILSPDQILSLLLSRDEKGFNYLYKNYSGALYGVIIRIVRYEEEANEVLQDVFVKIWNSVKSFDSNKASLYTWMLNIARNSAIDRLKSKSFQNDLQNQSLPDFVNDHATLSTEQQHEFNEIQKGVNTLREDYRILINKAYFGGFTQEEISEELGIPLGTVKTRTRAALLELKNILKEFKFIFLFFFIK
- a CDS encoding DUF2911 domain-containing protein produces the protein MKKLFVTVFLSLSFLGFSQFSIPAASPSQKVVQQFSMTKISIDYSRPGVKGRKVFGELVPYGKVWRAGANSATKITFEQNVNFGGKDVMAGTYGLFIIPTEKEWKVILNKDSQQWGAYSFDEKQNVVEVTVPARKLSDKQEWFEISLMPVDIHSVDLVFKWDMVKAVVPVKEAKPETVAKIIDKLTEIKQIEKEAAAKK
- the amaB gene encoding L-piperidine-6-carboxylate dehydrogenase produces the protein MSHTNQDFGIEKSLSNLGIAKENKGVSSGGNYFANGDLLESYSPTDGKLIAKVITANSNDYDQVIEKAKKAYLEFRQIPAPKRGELVRQFGLKLREYKDDLGKLVSYEMGKSLQEGLGEVQEMIDICDFAVGLSRQLHGYTMHSERPGHRMYEQYHPLGIIGIISAFNFPVAVWSWNTALAWICGNVTIWKPSEKTPLCGIACQNIINEVLKENNLPEGISTMIVGDHQIGDKMVNDKNVALISFTGSTKVGRIVGTNVAQRFGKSILELGGNNAIIITENADLDMSIIGAVFGAVGTAGQRCTSTRRLIIHENVYDEVKNRLVKAYGQIKIGNPLDENNHVGPLIDKDAVKQYQDSIEKCKKEGGKFVVEGSVLEGENYESGCYVKPCIAEVQNSYEIVQHETFAPILYIMKYKTLEEAIAMQNDVPQGLSSAIMTTDMRQAELFLSQNGSDCGIANVNIGTSGAEIGGAFGGEKETGGGRESGSDVWKYYMRRQTNTINYTDSLPLAQGIKFDL
- a CDS encoding fasciclin domain-containing protein, translated to MNFSKITAAALALTMTLAIGNNANAQTMAKKEKTVMVGGAAMYPTKNIIENAVNSKDHTTLVAAVKAAGLVETLESKGPFTVFAPTNEAFDKLPAGTVATLLKPENKATLSKVLTYHVVPGRISAKDLWMWTKKNGGKYMAKTVEGEKLTFWTKGKDLYIKDAKGNSAKITIADVNQSNGVIHVIDTVLMP
- a CDS encoding GNAT family N-acetyltransferase: MNFSIQPTLENENIELLPLKETDFERVYTVASDPEVWAMHPNKERYKREVFQNFFKGALESKGAFLIIDKHSEEVLGSTRFYDFNENDKSIFIGYTFYGTKSWGKNINASAKKMMLDYIFQFVEKVIFHVGKDNIRSVKAMNKLGAENLGEEEVAYFGEASKTNVVFQIKKEDWKSKQTLS
- a CDS encoding anti-sigma factor, with protein sequence MDIKTYISSGVIEAYAMGNLSSEESSILECVMKNNTEVQEAVFAAQQTFEQLATQQAITPPAHLEELIRSKITFGNEEIETIPLQQKGTVNTLNNNFSAWMKAASVAVLFGLGYLGYEVNSKNSQLQEIAKNNLELSTKVSTLEEMNSIVMNSRKIELKGVENHPNMLADVYWHTSKKVFLEIKNLPAAPAGKQYQLWAIVNGKPVDMGMYNAKKDSAVQEMKSVNNAQAFAITLEKEGGNPTPTMEEMYVMGTI